A stretch of Planococcus citri chromosome 5, ihPlaCitr1.1, whole genome shotgun sequence DNA encodes these proteins:
- the LOC135849093 gene encoding peroxiredoxin 2-like isoform X1: protein MSVSDTEVELGLLKSEVLEPSIEKDENEEDELKRLSRKRKSKIALQASAEKIPRQFPVLTTVTRAYSENIVVPPVQKPAPEFAGTAVVNKEFQTIKLSDFAGKYLVLFFYPLDFTFVCPTEIVAFSDRIDEFKAIDTHVVGCSCDSHFTHLAWINTPRNQGGLGDINYPLLADFNKQTAKSYGVLLEKEGIPLRGMFIIDPKSNLRQVTINDLPVGRSVDEALRLVKAFQFVEKHGEVCPANWQPNSPTIKPTPTASKEYFGKVNK, encoded by the exons ATGTCTGTGTCCGATACTGAAGTTGAACTTGGGTTATTGAAGAGTGAAGTTTTGGAACCGAGCATTGAAAAGGACGAAAATGAGGAAGACGAATTGAAAAGACTGTCACGTAAAAGAAAG agcAAGATTGCTCTTCAAGCTTCAGCAGAGAAAATCCCACGTCAGTTTCCAGTATTAACTACCGTCACGAGAGCTTACA GCGAAAATATCGTAGTACCTCCGGTACAAAAACCAGCACCGGAATTCGCCGGAACAGCTGTAGTGAATAAAGAATTCCAAACTATCAAGTTATCCGACTTCGCTGGCAAATACTTGGTGCTGTTTTTCTATCCGTTGGACTT TACATTCGTATGCCCCACCGAAATAGTAGCTTTTAGTGACAGAATAGATGAATTCAAAGCTATCGATACTCATGTCGTAGGATGTTCTTGCGATTCGCATTTCACCCATTTGGCTTGGATTAATACACCGAGAAAC CAAGGAGGTTTGGGAGATATCAACTATCCATTGTTGGCCGATTTCAATAAGCAGACAGCTAAATCTTACGGAGTATTATTGGAAAAAGAAGGAATTCCATTACGTGGAATGTTCATCATAGATCCCAAA AGTAATCTACGACAAGTGACCATTAACGATTTACCGGTGGGAAGAAGTGTCGATGAAGCTTTACGTTTAGTCAAAGCATTCCAGTTTGTGGAAAAGCACGGAGAAG TTTGTCCGGCTAATTGGCAACCGAATTCGCCAACTATCAAGCCAACCCCTACTGCGTCCAAAGAATACTTTGGTAAAGTGAATAAGTAA
- the LOC135849093 gene encoding peroxiredoxin 2-like isoform X2, producing MFKLARSIISNTSKIALQASAEKIPRQFPVLTTVTRAYSENIVVPPVQKPAPEFAGTAVVNKEFQTIKLSDFAGKYLVLFFYPLDFTFVCPTEIVAFSDRIDEFKAIDTHVVGCSCDSHFTHLAWINTPRNQGGLGDINYPLLADFNKQTAKSYGVLLEKEGIPLRGMFIIDPKSNLRQVTINDLPVGRSVDEALRLVKAFQFVEKHGEVCPANWQPNSPTIKPTPTASKEYFGKVNK from the exons ATGTTCAAACTAGCTAGATCTATTATTTCTAACACG agcAAGATTGCTCTTCAAGCTTCAGCAGAGAAAATCCCACGTCAGTTTCCAGTATTAACTACCGTCACGAGAGCTTACA GCGAAAATATCGTAGTACCTCCGGTACAAAAACCAGCACCGGAATTCGCCGGAACAGCTGTAGTGAATAAAGAATTCCAAACTATCAAGTTATCCGACTTCGCTGGCAAATACTTGGTGCTGTTTTTCTATCCGTTGGACTT TACATTCGTATGCCCCACCGAAATAGTAGCTTTTAGTGACAGAATAGATGAATTCAAAGCTATCGATACTCATGTCGTAGGATGTTCTTGCGATTCGCATTTCACCCATTTGGCTTGGATTAATACACCGAGAAAC CAAGGAGGTTTGGGAGATATCAACTATCCATTGTTGGCCGATTTCAATAAGCAGACAGCTAAATCTTACGGAGTATTATTGGAAAAAGAAGGAATTCCATTACGTGGAATGTTCATCATAGATCCCAAA AGTAATCTACGACAAGTGACCATTAACGATTTACCGGTGGGAAGAAGTGTCGATGAAGCTTTACGTTTAGTCAAAGCATTCCAGTTTGTGGAAAAGCACGGAGAAG TTTGTCCGGCTAATTGGCAACCGAATTCGCCAACTATCAAGCCAACCCCTACTGCGTCCAAAGAATACTTTGGTAAAGTGAATAAGTAA